Sequence from the Penaeus vannamei isolate JL-2024 chromosome 16, ASM4276789v1, whole genome shotgun sequence genome:
agatgtgatacccttattaggggcaatgagtcttgccccttcatcaaatatcCCCACCGattcaaactctcccggctcACCGACCCCTTGCTCTCCTTTGACCACTACTCTGAAGGCTACAACTTCTATCCACTCcccaatgcctactagtgcattaacCACCCAAGTCGAGACTCCTACTGTCCCAACTTCTTCaacttcatcaactctaccccacAGCCTTTTTCACcaatcacctcatcttcccttattactaccttacagccttattctccatctctccgtaatactaaccctgtcaacaatactccctctttcacacgtccccgtccttctgCCACCCACAACTCTACCAATAATTTAAATACTCTATTAAGTCCAGCCAAATGgaaccgatttttcgtgatcccccctacagctcctcactcaggcaacactcttatTTCTCAACAGTCCCCCAAAACAAGGGGGCAGTCCCCTTCCGTACCCGACCTGATCGTCCTCGTCCCGAAACAGTTgtatctgaaactgaagctataacattttcaaatctaactgatttctCTGGCAATCTCATAcctgcagaacctcatctaagtcataatacttgtaccggaactgcctctatctccccagcaagttGCCATATGGATATCGATTGGTCAGAGTGTATCATATttaccattgttttcattttcatcctaaACATTTGCTTCTCTTTTGATTTCCTCTTTATACAAGTGtaggatttatatatagatttatctagTCTTGATCAATTTTACAGTTAGCCCTTGTATGATAAAATCCTAGACCAGATAATGTGTAAATTACtcagtattattatatatattttttccccttcaacgATCATACATCAGGCACACTAAGTGTGGTTATAATTAGAAACCAGAAGCACTGAGAGCGCATAACTCCTCCGGGCAATAGGATCACTTGGTGTAataaaaaaattcctggatctgcATCACGACCAAATTTCAGTGGCatataagttgggctaagacacaccgctGGTAAATGTtgtaaaaatctgttcatgactTTTTAAGTTACCCTACTAACcaacgaaa
This genomic interval carries:
- the LOC138864435 gene encoding hepatitis A virus cellular receptor 1-like, coding for MTLNTETTTHSSMPTSTSTPQAETRSPEDIPTLRTSSTSSPLPPQPSSPNTPSSLITTTLQPYSPSLRAMSLAPSSNIPTDSNSPGSPTPCSPLTTTLKATTSIHSPMPTSALTTQVETPTVPTSSTSSTLPHSLFHQSPHLPLLLPYSLILHLSVILTLSTILPLSHVPVLLPPTTLPII